Proteins found in one Triticum aestivum cultivar Chinese Spring chromosome 4D, IWGSC CS RefSeq v2.1, whole genome shotgun sequence genomic segment:
- the LOC123096254 gene encoding putative B3 domain-containing protein Os04g0346900: MASDSNRKAPCGKPQFLKVLFTDFMEKMPIPAKFMRRHLAAEPGLRRATLMSPLGKFWHVDVVRDGHGGDSDVYFAGGWAEFVRANRLEEENFLVFKYEGNMVFTVKVFETSGCIKNYDDLVVAGALLEQAAPRKRSSTGCGSQPTSKGHGGSHAQKTRKVSDRSLTGDGAIQAKKQYKPRRILMEDNDGEQDATTEKYAQADTHSGIATEAKESDYTGTLPFYAKTATPCNIRYSYMASSLACSKSNIYSLVQIDMHCELIKFCVMNGIATNRLMILKDSGGRSWPVKLTLTSDQARMKAGWGHFSGHHGIKVGDLCVFHLVDEHTFNVSIRRAE; encoded by the exons ATGGCTTCCGACAGCAACCGGAAGGCTCCCTGCGGCAAGCCTCAGTTCCTCAAGGTGCTCTTCACGGACTTCATGGAGAAGATGCCGATCCCGGCCAAGTTCATGCGGCGGCACCTGGCAGCGGAGCCCGGGCTCCGGCGGGCCACCCTGATGAGCCCGTTGGGCAAGTTCTGGCACGTCGACGTGGTCCGAGACGGCCACGGCGGCGACAGCGACGTCTACTTCGCAGGCGGCTGGGCCGAGTTCGTGAGGGCCAACAGGCTGGAGGAGGAGAACTTCCTGGTGTTCAAGTACGAAGGGAACATGGTGTTCACCGTGAAGGTGTTCGAGACGTCCGGGTGCATCAAGAACTACGACGACCTCGTCGTCGCCGGCGCATTGTTAGAGCAGGCAGCACCGAGGAAGCGGTCCAGCACTGGCTGTGGATCGCAGCCTACCTCCAAGGGCCATG GTGGTTCACATGCTCAGAAAACCAGGAAGGTCAGTGACAGGAGCCTTACCGGTGATGGTGCCATACAGGCAAAGAAGCAGTACAAACCTCGCAGGATTCTGATGGAAGACAATGATGGCGAGCAAGATGCCACCACAGAGAAGTACGCCCAAGCGGACACCCACTCCGGCATCGCAACGGAGGCCAAGGAGTCTGACTACACCGGCACCCTCCCTTTCTACGCCAAGACGGCGACTCCTTGCAACATTCGCTACAGCTACATGGCAAGTTCTTTAGCTTGTTCAAAATCAAATATATACTCTCTAGTTCAGATAGACATGCACTGTGAACTTATA AAGTTCTGCGTCATGAACGGCATCGCGACGAACCGGCTGATGATACTCAAGGACTCGGGCGGGAGGTCGTGGCCCGTGAAGCTGACGCTGACGAGCGACCAGGCGCGCATGAAGGCCGGGTGGGGCCACTTCTCCGGCCACCATGGGATCAAGGTCGGGGACCTCTGTGTCTTCCACCTCGTCGACGAGCACACCTTCAACGTCAGCATAAGGCGGGCCGAGTAA